In Listeria monocytogenes, the following proteins share a genomic window:
- a CDS encoding DUF1697 domain-containing protein: protein MRNYVVLLRAVNVAGKNKVNMKNLQAALQEVGFQNVITYIQSGNLVLSSMLQTEPEVATKITEVMKATFDLNIDVFVFSEQNYNQIIANNPFPPETIGEEERWMAAFYNENIAIARQKNDQAEVIAIGRVLYIHIFSNQIHTLKLPVFLGEYKKTITTTRNWRTTLQLQTLLDSLE from the coding sequence ATGAGGAATTATGTAGTGTTATTAAGAGCGGTAAATGTAGCTGGAAAGAATAAAGTGAATATGAAAAATCTACAAGCTGCTTTGCAAGAAGTCGGTTTCCAAAATGTCATTACTTATATCCAAAGCGGCAACCTCGTTCTAAGCTCCATGTTACAAACGGAACCAGAAGTAGCGACAAAAATAACCGAGGTAATGAAAGCAACGTTCGATTTAAATATTGATGTATTCGTATTTTCGGAACAAAATTATAACCAAATCATCGCAAACAATCCATTTCCGCCAGAAACAATTGGCGAGGAAGAACGCTGGATGGCCGCTTTCTATAATGAAAATATAGCTATTGCGAGACAAAAAAACGACCAAGCCGAAGTAATCGCGATTGGCCGCGTCCTTTATATCCACATTTTCTCCAACCAAATCCACACCTTAAAATTACCCGTTTTCCTTGGCGAATATAAAAAGACCATAACAACAACGCGCAATTGGCGAACAACCCTCCAATTACAAACACTACTCGACAGTCTGGAATAG